From Demequina lutea, a single genomic window includes:
- a CDS encoding urea amidolyase associated protein UAAP1 — protein sequence MSEIATDSPEGARAHARAQSGTVVDTMPVLPPSSASHWPGDVAVADRRWAETIAGGNYTALTVARGTLIEFTDLEGDACAHLALYNAWQIDERLNVADTIKVQWQAYPTTGQLLLSDRGRALASIVADSSAHHDTLAGTTNLAGNTARYGDGSPQSGSPAGRELLVLAAAKVGLSPRDIPPTLSFFQGVFAEPDGSLTFRGSAGAGAAVRIRAELPLIVLIANVPHPLDPRDDYVSTPLRLRAWAGEPGSAPSPETKVGPEAARAIANTIAYTELRGI from the coding sequence ATGAGCGAGATCGCCACCGACAGTCCTGAGGGTGCCAGGGCTCACGCGCGCGCGCAGTCAGGCACAGTCGTCGACACGATGCCGGTGCTGCCGCCGAGCAGTGCATCCCACTGGCCGGGCGACGTCGCGGTGGCCGACCGTCGCTGGGCCGAGACGATCGCCGGCGGTAACTACACCGCCCTGACGGTCGCCCGCGGAACGCTGATCGAGTTCACTGATCTTGAAGGAGACGCGTGCGCACATCTCGCGCTTTACAACGCGTGGCAGATCGATGAACGGCTCAACGTTGCCGACACCATCAAAGTGCAATGGCAGGCGTACCCCACCACGGGCCAGTTGCTGCTCTCGGACCGTGGTCGCGCGCTTGCCTCGATCGTCGCCGACAGCTCGGCGCACCACGACACGCTCGCCGGCACCACGAATCTGGCGGGCAACACGGCACGCTACGGTGACGGCTCGCCGCAGTCCGGCAGCCCGGCCGGACGCGAACTGCTCGTCCTCGCGGCAGCCAAGGTGGGACTGTCGCCGCGCGACATCCCCCCAACACTCAGTTTCTTTCAGGGGGTCTTCGCCGAGCCTGATGGCAGCTTGACGTTCAGGGGATCGGCAGGGGCCGGAGCCGCGGTGCGGATACGCGCCGAGCTTCCGCTGATCGTGCTGATTGCGAACGTGCCGCATCCGCTGGATCCCCGTGACGACTACGTGTCGACCCCGCTGCGCCTGCGGGCCTGGGCGGGCGAACCCGGCAGCGCGCCGTCGCCGGAAACCAAGGTCGGCCCGGAGGCAGCGCGAGCCATCGCCAATACCATCGCCTACACCGAACTGAGGGGGATTTGA
- a CDS encoding TetR/AcrR family transcriptional regulator, translated as MVDVETRRVRDRGRPRSGTTLRPDLSAPEQILDAAAQLFVEGGYSATSTRAIADQVGIRQASLYYHFPSKEHILEALLMRTVSPSIGAARSLQQADADSPARLWALIAYDATQLFQAPHNVGTLYLLPEIRNERFEPFRRERKALRDIYAALIAASIATSVRVDLGPTRGSAEQSSLDYLVDVVFGMVESAIAIRADRAGDDANTLVTTIAQSCLRVLGHTDDPLRTISADGRRILAELTVAQDAAR; from the coding sequence ATGGTGGACGTGGAGACTCGCCGCGTTCGCGATCGCGGTCGACCGCGATCGGGCACAACCCTCCGACCCGACCTCAGCGCCCCCGAGCAGATCCTGGATGCCGCGGCGCAGCTCTTCGTGGAAGGCGGATACTCCGCCACCTCCACCCGGGCCATCGCCGATCAGGTAGGTATCCGGCAGGCCTCGCTCTACTATCACTTCCCGAGCAAGGAGCACATCCTCGAGGCGCTCTTGATGCGTACCGTTTCGCCGTCGATCGGGGCAGCGCGCTCCCTCCAGCAGGCCGACGCGGATTCACCCGCTCGGCTCTGGGCGCTGATCGCCTACGACGCCACACAGCTATTCCAAGCGCCGCATAATGTCGGCACTCTCTACCTGCTGCCCGAGATTCGGAACGAGCGGTTCGAGCCCTTCCGCCGCGAGCGGAAAGCCCTGCGAGACATCTACGCCGCACTGATTGCGGCCAGCATCGCGACCTCGGTACGCGTCGATCTCGGCCCGACCCGCGGGTCGGCGGAGCAGTCGTCGCTCGACTACCTGGTGGATGTGGTGTTCGGCATGGTCGAAAGCGCGATCGCGATCCGCGCCGACCGGGCGGGCGACGACGCCAATACTTTGGTCACGACGATCGCACAGAGCTGCCTGCGAGTACTTGGCCACACGGACGACCCCCTGCGCACGATCAGCGCCGACGGGCGGCGGATTCTCGCCGAGCTCACCGTGGCGCAGGATGCCGCCCGCTAG
- a CDS encoding urea amidolyase associated protein UAAP2, producing MTDTAPVNVPAFIADHRILDDTIAAPRGPWSGIVHAGDNLTIIDLFGNQAVDCIVYDAHDTGIRYSAPDTIASQRNVYLTEGSVLRANTGAPLMTLVRDEVGRHDTIGGACSKESNSLRYGHHTVHQHACVENFLAEGARWGLGKRDLVSNINWYMNVPLEPSGVMGIVDGISAPGLSLTLRADRDVLVLISNCPQINNPCNGFDPTAVRMIVSSPLS from the coding sequence ATGACCGACACCGCGCCCGTCAACGTGCCAGCGTTCATCGCCGACCACCGCATCCTGGACGACACGATCGCAGCACCGCGCGGTCCGTGGTCGGGGATAGTGCACGCGGGGGATAACCTCACCATCATCGATCTGTTCGGCAATCAGGCCGTCGACTGCATCGTGTACGACGCCCACGACACGGGCATCCGCTACAGCGCGCCCGACACGATCGCCTCGCAGCGCAACGTCTATCTCACCGAGGGATCGGTACTCAGGGCGAACACGGGTGCGCCCCTGATGACCCTCGTGCGCGATGAGGTCGGGCGGCACGACACCATCGGCGGCGCCTGCAGCAAGGAATCGAACTCGCTGCGCTACGGGCACCACACGGTGCACCAGCATGCCTGTGTCGAGAATTTCTTGGCGGAGGGGGCTCGCTGGGGCCTCGGCAAGCGCGACCTGGTGAGCAACATCAACTGGTACATGAACGTGCCACTGGAACCCAGCGGCGTGATGGGCATCGTCGACGGGATCTCGGCGCCCGGGCTGTCGCTCACACTGCGCGCGGACCGTGACGTGCTCGTTCTCATCTCGAATTGCCCGCAGATCAACAACCCCTGCAACGGGTTCGACCCGACAGCGGTTCGGATGATCGTCAGCAGCCCGTTGTCGTAA